The Tubulanus polymorphus chromosome 1, tnTubPoly1.2, whole genome shotgun sequence genome contains a region encoding:
- the LOC141903195 gene encoding autophagy protein 5-like, which translates to MADDREILRELWDGCIPVCFVLSPDELYTMDHPDPYYLLIPRQSYFPLMTDKVQRHFVKYTDPEGQTEMWLEYEGQPLRWHYPVGVLFDLYGSGANLPWNITVHFKDFPEEEILHCQSREAVESHFMSTVKEADALKHRGQVINGMQKKDHKQLWMGLQNSKFEQFWAINRKLMEKQSDEPFKHIPFRIYQVDKPIIQRLYHTETEDGTRLTLSDLLQEMLPDTNFDNGEFQVVIQGLNPPVNTPLHWLSEHFSYPDNFLHITLAKILS; encoded by the exons ATGGCTGATGATAGAGAAATTTTAAGGGAGTTGTGGGATGGTTGTATACCGGTCTGCTTCGTACTCTCACCTGATGAGCTGTACACTATGGACCATCCTGATCCTTACTAT TTGCTCATCCCGCGGCAGAGTTACTTTCCTCTGATGACCGACAAAGTTCAGCGACATTTCGTGAAATATACCGATCCTGAAGGACAGACAGAAATGTGGCTTGAATATGAAGGCCAACCTCTTAGATG GCATTACCCAGTTGGTGTCTTGTTTGATTTGTATGGTAGTGGGGCTAATCTTCCATGGAATATAACTGTCCATTTCAAG GATTTTCCAGAAGAAGAAATTCTACACTGTCAAAGTCGTGAAGCGGTTGAGTCGCATTTTATGTCGACCGTTAAAGAAGCGGATGCGTTGAAACATCGCGGTCAAGTTATCAACGGAATGCAGAAAAAAGATCACAAGCAACTGTGGATGGGCCTACAAAATA GTAAATTCGAGCAGTTTTGGGCGATAAATCGTAAACTAATGGAAAAACAGTCAGATGAACCATTCAAACACATTCCATTTCGGATTTATCAG GTTGATAAACCCATTATCCAACGTTTGTATCATACTGAAACGGAAGATGGTACCAGATTGACTCTGTCAGATTTACTACAAGAAATGCTGCCTGATACTAACTTTG ATAATGGTGAATTTCAAGTGGTTATCCAGGGATTGAACCCGCCGGTCAATACTCCATTGCATTGGTTAAGCGAACATTTTAGCTATCCAGACAATTTTCTACATATCACGCTGGCAAAAATTTTGTCGTAG